In Magnetospirillum sp. WYHS-4, a single genomic region encodes these proteins:
- the cadA gene encoding cadmium-translocating P-type ATPase produces MTTQCLHCSQDIPPSQGGEFCCHGCEAAYHLVRGLGLEGYYARRCVDPAQRPLRPEDGGAPIDYGTHVHEDEGGIQGLNLMVEGLHCAACVWLIESILSRQPGVVTARVNMTTRRLVLKWRKGEAEADALVGAVNGVGYRLVPFDPGVMDRENARQEKELLRAMAVAGFVAGNVMLFSVSVWAGHVSGMGQATRDLMHWLSALITLPAIAYAGRPFFHSALAALRHLRTNMDVPISVGVLLTAGMSLWETVRGGPHAYFDSAIMLLFFLLIGRYLDRRARGRARASAEHLLTLSALAVTVIDEEGRRHMLPPARVKAGMTVLAVAGDRIGVDGTVIAGRSDIDTSLISGETLPQPVEAGSRVFAGTLNLSGPLTLRVDAVGEGTLLAEIVRLMEAAEQGRAKYVALADRVARFYAPVVHLLALCTFLAWVFGGGMAWQEALLIAAAVLIITCPCALALAVPVVQVVASGRLLRQGILVKSGSALERLARTDTVVFDKTGTLTLGRAEPIALDGLPPDDLRLATAMAGASRHPLARALVKAMPGVPVAAGVEEIPGRGLRLGDVRLGSRAWIGAPEAAGEIEGPELWLHRPGTAPLRIAFCDPLRSDAAATVAALKAAGCRVALLSGDRAPVVEAAAREAGIEDWRAAMAPADKCKVLDDLRAEGRNVLMVGDGLNDAPALAAADVSLSPSTAVDVSQTAADAIFQGQRLGSVAEVVAVARLADRLVKQNFAMAFVYNVVTVPMAMAGLVTPLIAAAAMSGSSLLVIVNALRLGRRRA; encoded by the coding sequence ATGACCACACAGTGCCTTCATTGCAGCCAGGATATTCCACCTTCCCAGGGGGGTGAATTCTGCTGCCATGGCTGCGAGGCGGCCTATCACTTGGTCCGAGGACTGGGGCTGGAGGGATACTATGCGAGGCGTTGCGTCGATCCCGCCCAGCGGCCGCTCCGGCCCGAGGATGGCGGGGCGCCTATCGACTACGGCACCCATGTCCATGAAGACGAAGGGGGAATCCAGGGCCTCAACCTGATGGTCGAGGGACTGCATTGCGCCGCCTGCGTCTGGCTGATCGAATCCATCCTGTCGCGCCAGCCCGGTGTGGTGACCGCCAGGGTCAACATGACCACCCGCCGCTTGGTTCTCAAGTGGCGCAAGGGCGAGGCGGAAGCCGACGCCCTGGTGGGGGCGGTCAATGGGGTGGGCTACCGTCTCGTGCCTTTCGACCCCGGCGTGATGGACCGGGAGAATGCCCGCCAGGAGAAGGAATTGCTGCGCGCCATGGCGGTGGCAGGCTTCGTCGCGGGCAACGTGATGCTGTTTTCGGTCTCGGTCTGGGCCGGGCATGTCTCGGGCATGGGGCAAGCGACCCGCGACTTGATGCACTGGCTGTCGGCCCTCATCACCCTGCCGGCCATCGCCTATGCGGGGCGGCCCTTCTTCCACTCCGCCCTGGCGGCGCTCCGGCACCTTCGCACCAACATGGACGTGCCGATCTCCGTCGGCGTTCTGCTGACGGCCGGCATGAGCCTGTGGGAGACGGTGCGGGGCGGCCCCCATGCCTATTTCGATTCGGCGATCATGCTGCTGTTCTTCCTGCTGATCGGTCGCTACCTGGACCGGCGGGCGCGGGGGCGGGCGCGGGCCTCGGCGGAACATCTGCTCACCCTGTCCGCCCTGGCGGTGACCGTGATCGACGAGGAAGGCCGGCGCCACATGCTGCCTCCGGCTCGAGTCAAGGCGGGCATGACGGTCCTGGCGGTGGCCGGAGACCGCATCGGGGTCGACGGCACCGTGATCGCCGGGCGGAGCGACATCGACACCAGCCTGATTTCGGGCGAGACCCTGCCCCAGCCGGTGGAAGCGGGCAGCCGGGTTTTCGCCGGGACGCTGAACCTGTCGGGCCCCTTGACCTTGCGGGTGGATGCGGTGGGCGAAGGCACGCTGCTGGCCGAAATCGTCCGCCTGATGGAAGCGGCCGAACAGGGGCGCGCCAAATACGTCGCCCTGGCCGACCGGGTGGCGCGGTTCTATGCCCCGGTGGTTCATCTTCTTGCGCTCTGCACCTTCCTGGCCTGGGTTTTCGGGGGTGGCATGGCATGGCAGGAAGCCCTGCTGATCGCCGCCGCCGTGCTTATCATCACCTGTCCCTGCGCGCTGGCGCTGGCGGTACCGGTGGTGCAGGTGGTGGCTTCCGGGCGTCTGCTGCGCCAGGGCATCCTGGTCAAGTCGGGATCGGCCCTGGAACGCCTGGCCCGCACCGATACCGTAGTCTTCGACAAGACCGGCACCCTGACCCTGGGGAGGGCCGAGCCCATCGCCCTGGACGGCCTGCCGCCCGACGACCTGCGCTTGGCTACGGCCATGGCGGGAGCCAGCCGCCATCCGCTGGCCCGCGCGCTGGTCAAGGCGATGCCGGGCGTCCCGGTGGCGGCGGGGGTGGAGGAAATTCCCGGCCGCGGGCTCAGGCTGGGCGACGTCCGCCTGGGCAGCCGGGCCTGGATCGGGGCGCCGGAAGCGGCGGGCGAGATCGAGGGGCCGGAACTCTGGCTCCATAGGCCCGGCACGGCGCCGCTCCGTATCGCCTTTTGCGATCCGCTCCGGTCCGACGCGGCGGCGACGGTGGCGGCCTTGAAGGCGGCCGGATGCCGTGTCGCCCTGCTGTCCGGCGACCGTGCCCCGGTGGTCGAGGCGGCGGCGCGGGAAGCGGGCATCGAGGACTGGCGGGCCGCCATGGCCCCGGCCGACAAATGCAAGGTTCTGGACGACCTGCGGGCCGAGGGGCGCAACGTCTTGATGGTTGGCGACGGGCTCAACGACGCGCCCGCCCTGGCGGCGGCCGACGTCTCGCTGTCGCCCTCGACGGCGGTGGATGTCAGCCAGACGGCGGCCGATGCCATCTTCCAGGGCCAGCGCCTGGGATCGGTGGCCGAGGTGGTCGCGGTGGCTCGCTTGGCCGACCGTCTGGTGAAGCAGAACTTCGCCATGGCTTTCGTCTATAATGTGGTCACGGTGCCGATGGCCATGGCGGGCTTGGTGACGCCTTTGATCGCCGCCGCCGCCATGTCCGGCTCCAGCCTATTGGTGATCGTCAATGCGCTCCGCCTGGGGCGGAGGAGGGCATAA
- a CDS encoding FixH family protein, whose amino-acid sequence MAAGQRPRGWWYPWIFVGGMAVVVAVNIFMMTMAVKTFPGLETQDAYQKGLAHNQTLAKARAQAERGWTAEVVFSPDAQRKGDLTAILRDRDGRPLDGFQVEATFVRPTVGGHDFKIDLAGKGGGAYAAPVTVSLSGQWILNLAARRGEETFEDSRKIKVP is encoded by the coding sequence ATGGCCGCCGGACAGCGCCCGCGCGGTTGGTGGTATCCCTGGATATTCGTGGGCGGCATGGCGGTCGTGGTGGCGGTCAACATCTTCATGATGACCATGGCCGTGAAGACCTTTCCCGGCCTGGAGACCCAGGACGCCTACCAGAAGGGGCTGGCCCACAACCAGACGTTGGCCAAGGCTCGCGCTCAGGCGGAACGGGGCTGGACGGCCGAAGTGGTCTTCTCTCCCGATGCCCAGCGCAAGGGCGACCTGACAGCGATCCTTCGCGACCGCGATGGCCGGCCCCTGGATGGATTCCAGGTGGAGGCGACCTTTGTCCGTCCCACGGTCGGCGGCCACGACTTCAAGATCGATCTGGCAGGCAAAGGGGGCGGCGCCTATGCCGCCCCGGTGACGGTGTCCCTGTCGGGACAGTGGATACTCAATCTCGCCGCCCGGCGAGGCGAGGAAACCTTCGAGGACAGTCGCAAAATCAAGGTGCCTTGA